The Nocardia sp. XZ_19_385 genome window below encodes:
- a CDS encoding 1-aminocyclopropane-1-carboxylate deaminase/D-cysteine desulfhydrase: MTDSLLHQRFPEVAPELPFLRLGDTPTPVRELPLGIRIPVWCKDESVYGSGGWGGNKIRKLEWLLPDAQRRGTKTIVTVGGTGTNWGLAAALYGRELGLDIALALVDQPEDDHVRAQLERLEASGATLHHTRSKLRTIVTAPWLMLRHSSGRKLPYYLPVGGSSPIGTLGYVEAALELAAQVQAGDLPEPAHIVTAVGSGGTAAGLALGLRLAGLRTRVLGIVVNDTLPLEAKHIVELATRAEEVLRERGAEFEPVGLIPDDVTMLRDWLGPGYGHETLSAIAARDRANTVGLHLETVYTAKAFAAITDLSARGDLDGPTLFLNTYGPR; this comes from the coding sequence TTGACGGATTCACTGCTGCACCAGCGCTTTCCCGAGGTAGCGCCGGAGCTTCCGTTTCTCCGGCTCGGCGACACCCCGACACCGGTCCGGGAACTGCCGCTCGGCATCCGAATCCCGGTGTGGTGCAAGGACGAAAGCGTCTACGGGTCCGGCGGCTGGGGCGGCAACAAGATTCGCAAACTGGAGTGGCTGCTGCCCGACGCACAGCGGCGCGGCACCAAGACCATCGTCACCGTCGGCGGCACCGGCACCAACTGGGGCCTGGCGGCCGCGCTCTACGGCCGCGAACTCGGGCTGGATATCGCGTTGGCCCTGGTCGACCAGCCCGAGGACGACCACGTCCGCGCGCAACTGGAACGCCTCGAAGCCTCCGGGGCGACCCTGCATCACACGCGCTCCAAACTCCGCACCATCGTCACCGCGCCGTGGCTGATGCTGCGGCACTCCTCGGGCCGCAAGCTCCCCTACTACCTGCCCGTGGGCGGCTCCTCACCGATCGGCACGCTCGGCTACGTGGAGGCGGCGCTGGAACTCGCCGCCCAGGTCCAGGCCGGTGACCTGCCGGAGCCGGCGCATATCGTCACCGCCGTCGGTTCCGGCGGCACGGCCGCGGGCCTGGCGCTCGGCCTGCGCCTGGCCGGCCTGCGCACCCGCGTGCTCGGCATCGTCGTCAACGACACCCTCCCGTTGGAGGCCAAACACATCGTCGAGCTGGCGACCCGCGCCGAAGAGGTGCTGCGCGAGCGCGGCGCCGAATTCGAGCCCGTCGGCCTGATCCCTGACGACGTGACCATGCTGCGCGACTGGCTCGGGCCCGGCTACGGCCATGAGACCCTCTCGGCGATCGCGGCCCGCGATCGCGCCAACACGGTCGGCCTGCACCTCGAAACCGTCTACACCGCAAAAGCTTTCGCCGCCATCACCGATCTCTCGGCGCGTGGCGACCTGGACGGGCCGACGCTGTTCCTCAATACCTACGGCCCGCGCTGA